A genomic region of Nostoc sp. UHCC 0702 contains the following coding sequences:
- the hpxZ gene encoding oxalurate catabolism protein HpxZ codes for MTRVNDPAVVTEVTNLYLRYEEALTNNNLEVMDNLFWDAPEVVRFGIGENLYGSEEIRNFRASRPNPKIEREISNLKVVTYGNDAATVTLEFRRIINGIERFGRQSQTWYKFPEGWKVVSAHVSLLPV; via the coding sequence ATGACTAGAGTAAATGACCCTGCTGTTGTCACTGAGGTGACTAATTTGTACCTCAGATATGAAGAAGCTTTGACTAATAATAATCTTGAGGTGATGGATAATTTATTTTGGGATGCACCAGAAGTAGTGCGCTTTGGTATAGGAGAAAACCTTTACGGTAGTGAGGAGATTCGCAACTTTCGCGCCTCTCGACCGAACCCAAAAATAGAGCGTGAAATCTCGAATCTGAAAGTTGTGACCTATGGCAATGATGCAGCAACTGTAACTCTAGAATTTCGCCGTATTATCAATGGTATAGAGCGTTTTGGACGACAAAGCCAGACTTGGTATAAATTTCCAGAGGGATGGAAAGTAGTTTCAGCACATGTTTCTTTGTTGCCTGTGTGA
- a CDS encoding DJ-1/PfpI family protein, with product MTFTEQTSFLSVGIVLFPNLTQLDFTGPYEVFAKFPNTQLYLLAETLEPIRSDGFANAKGERGLTFLPDTTFDQSPPLDVLFVPGGTGINAKLEDRKFLDFLNFQGEKARYVTSVCTGSLLLAAAGLLEGYRATTHWLYLDLLELLGVEVVKQRVVIDRNRITGGGVTSGIDFGLVIAAELFTEAIAQSIQLQIEYNPQPPFESGSPQTAPEAVLNSVKAASKNNLDKRLQIIQKIIQEGRR from the coding sequence ATGACTTTTACAGAACAAACCTCTTTTCTATCTGTTGGTATCGTACTGTTCCCAAATCTGACCCAGTTAGATTTTACAGGCCCTTACGAAGTCTTTGCTAAGTTTCCAAACACCCAATTATATCTGCTGGCGGAGACTCTAGAACCGATTAGGAGCGATGGCTTCGCCAACGCCAAGGGCGAACGCGGGCTGACTTTTTTACCTGACACGACATTTGATCAGTCTCCACCTTTAGATGTGTTATTTGTTCCAGGAGGTACAGGTATTAATGCGAAGCTGGAAGATAGGAAGTTTCTCGATTTCCTGAATTTTCAGGGAGAAAAAGCCCGTTATGTGACATCCGTTTGCACCGGTTCTCTGCTGCTGGCGGCGGCTGGTTTACTTGAAGGCTATCGCGCCACTACTCACTGGCTTTACCTAGATTTGCTGGAATTACTAGGAGTTGAGGTAGTCAAACAGAGGGTTGTCATTGACCGCAATCGGATTACAGGTGGGGGTGTGACATCAGGAATTGACTTTGGATTAGTCATAGCTGCGGAATTATTCACAGAAGCGATCGCCCAATCAATTCAACTACAAATAGAATACAATCCCCAACCTCCTTTTGAAAGTGGTTCACCCCAAACCGCCCCGGAAGCCGTCCTCAACAGCGTGAAAGCTGCTAGCAAAAATAATCTAGATAAGCGTCTACAAATTATCCAAAAAATAATACAAGAAGGCAGAAGGTAA
- a CDS encoding DMT family transporter: MLGILIVLLSSFVFAFHNITVRVLFSEHLVLNLFLLGGYVKPNLQNSLLLMFMRMLLVVPLMASLAFKLYPSAFKELRELFRRDRFDVLIQAFGCGVLMFVYVALLYIAIGLIPTGIAMTLFFSYPVFTALLVWRFFGDRPTLYRWLVMGIILVGSVVTIPQSRATYSSHTIAMGILASVGAGIVYAFYCVIAQKCLQKFHPVPFTWISFASTLLLSGVSLLFWPPVNVQLDWTPIWIGSIFSALVSFIGHTLNNLGIRMIGATTASMIGSSNPALTALVAWATISETLNLIQNLGIGIVTLGIALLSAEGFVRRRTPS; this comes from the coding sequence ATGTTAGGCATCCTGATAGTTCTTCTATCCTCCTTTGTTTTTGCGTTTCACAATATTACTGTGCGAGTTTTGTTTTCAGAACATCTCGTACTCAATTTATTTTTACTTGGTGGATACGTTAAACCAAATTTGCAGAATTCATTGTTGCTGATGTTCATGCGAATGCTGCTGGTGGTTCCACTCATGGCATCTCTGGCATTTAAGCTATATCCATCTGCTTTTAAAGAATTGCGAGAGTTGTTCAGGCGCGATCGCTTTGATGTTCTCATCCAAGCCTTTGGCTGTGGGGTGCTGATGTTTGTGTATGTTGCCTTACTCTACATCGCTATTGGCTTGATTCCCACTGGAATTGCTATGACCCTGTTCTTTAGTTATCCGGTGTTTACGGCGCTGCTTGTTTGGAGGTTTTTTGGCGATCGCCCCACACTCTACCGCTGGCTGGTGATGGGTATTATTCTAGTGGGCAGCGTTGTCACCATTCCTCAATCACGAGCCACCTACAGCAGTCATACCATTGCTATGGGCATTCTCGCCAGCGTCGGCGCAGGAATCGTTTACGCCTTTTATTGTGTCATCGCTCAAAAATGTTTGCAAAAATTCCATCCAGTTCCTTTCACCTGGATCAGTTTTGCTTCTACTCTGCTACTTTCCGGTGTTAGCTTACTGTTCTGGCCGCCTGTCAATGTCCAACTTGATTGGACACCTATATGGATTGGCAGTATTTTTTCGGCTTTAGTAAGTTTTATCGGACACACTCTAAATAATTTGGGGATTCGCATGATTGGCGCAACTACTGCCTCTATGATTGGCTCTAGCAATCCAGCATTGACAGCGTTAGTCGCATGGGCAACAATTAGCGAAACTTTAAACCTAATTCAGAACTTGGGGATTGGTATTGTTACATTGGGGATCGCGTTGCTGAGTGCAGAAGGCTTTGTGCGTAGACGTACCCCGTCGTAG
- a CDS encoding amidohydrolase family protein, with translation MSEASLLDQIIKNVRVVRPHQDGVELLDLGIKDGKFARIAPNISPDTGKEVFDGKNLLAFPGVVDAHMHIGIYQHLDKDAVTETKAAAMGGVTTSLNYIRTGQYYLNKGGSYKDFFPEVLALSAGNFFVDYSYHIAPIASQHIDEIPLLFEEYGVSSFKIFMFYGGYGLHGLSDQQNLFLMINKEERYDFAHFEFIMRGLTRLIEEHPQARDTISLSLHCEVAEILNAYTKIVENDYSLSGLHAYSAARPPHSEGLAICIASYLAHETNCANINLLHLSSRKAMEAALTMQTAFPHINFRREVTVGHLLLDVDTPNTIWAKVNPPIRPRADVEYLWQAVLNHQVDWIVSDHACCSAEQKRSGKDPNNIWLAKSGFGGTEYLLSGVFSEGSKRGMSYNHMAKLLSWNPSRRFGLLEKGDIAIGYDADLVLVDSNESFVVRAAESESQQGYTPFEGVELTGRVKSTFLRGNLIYNNGQILGSPTGRYLNRKS, from the coding sequence GTGTCTGAAGCTTCCCTATTAGATCAAATTATCAAAAATGTGCGGGTAGTTCGTCCCCATCAGGATGGTGTTGAACTACTTGATTTAGGAATTAAGGATGGAAAATTTGCTCGGATTGCTCCTAATATTAGCCCAGACACAGGCAAAGAGGTATTTGATGGCAAAAATTTGTTAGCCTTTCCTGGGGTCGTGGATGCCCATATGCACATCGGTATCTATCAACACCTCGATAAAGATGCTGTGACTGAAACCAAAGCAGCAGCAATGGGGGGAGTAACAACTAGTCTGAATTACATCCGTACAGGACAGTATTATCTCAATAAAGGCGGCTCATATAAAGATTTTTTTCCAGAAGTTTTAGCCTTATCCGCAGGTAATTTTTTTGTTGACTACAGCTATCACATCGCACCTATTGCTAGTCAGCATATTGACGAAATACCTCTACTATTTGAAGAATATGGTGTATCTTCGTTTAAAATCTTCATGTTTTATGGCGGTTATGGGTTGCATGGTTTATCAGACCAGCAAAACCTCTTTTTGATGATTAATAAAGAGGAACGTTACGACTTCGCCCATTTTGAATTTATTATGCGCGGTCTAACTCGCTTAATAGAAGAACATCCCCAAGCACGAGATACTATTAGCTTGAGTTTGCACTGTGAAGTTGCAGAAATTCTCAACGCCTATACCAAAATAGTTGAAAATGATTATAGTCTTAGCGGACTGCACGCTTATAGTGCAGCGCGTCCTCCTCATTCCGAAGGTTTAGCAATTTGCATTGCTTCTTATTTAGCGCATGAGACAAACTGTGCAAATATCAATTTGTTACACCTGAGTTCGCGTAAGGCAATGGAAGCAGCTTTGACTATGCAAACTGCTTTTCCTCACATCAATTTTCGGCGAGAAGTTACTGTTGGACATTTGCTATTAGATGTTGATACACCTAATACAATTTGGGCAAAAGTAAACCCCCCTATTCGCCCCCGTGCCGATGTAGAATACTTATGGCAAGCAGTACTCAACCATCAGGTAGATTGGATAGTTAGCGACCATGCTTGCTGTTCTGCTGAACAAAAAAGAAGTGGTAAAGACCCGAATAATATTTGGTTAGCCAAGTCTGGTTTTGGTGGTACAGAATATTTACTTTCTGGTGTATTTAGTGAAGGTAGCAAGCGGGGAATGTCTTACAACCACATGGCTAAATTGCTATCTTGGAACCCATCCCGGCGCTTTGGTTTGTTAGAAAAAGGTGACATTGCCATTGGTTATGATGCTGACTTGGTGTTGGTAGACTCCAATGAAAGTTTTGTGGTACGTGCTGCTGAGTCAGAGTCACAACAAGGTTATACACCCTTTGAAGGAGTAGAGTTAACGGGACGGGTCAAAAGTACCTTTTTACGGGGAAATCTGATCTACAACAACGGACAAATTTTAGGTTCACCTACTGGGCGCTATTTGAACAGAAAATCTTGA
- a CDS encoding aspartyl/asparaginyl beta-hydroxylase domain-containing protein, translating into METFNQYHMNPEEFPFLKSFQYDWEVIRDEFKNFIQQASDEELKFTYDILGPKNKTIKTKGNSKYTAFGILFQGLFIEEYIQLHQIQYPDYGTDEASKKAFTLRYKYFSNLAKVIEKVNFSNDNIIRNVYFGIFHPGLDVKLHVNYNLHMNRGYLGLIVPEGDIAMKICHDQLYWHEGKFMILDHSYPHCPHNYTNYDRTVLVVDFFKPDKPREEVIEFEKEQVTQRMQHNPYSLGVFGKNDQAQVEDFIKYGLAHQLEWDKAL; encoded by the coding sequence ATGGAAACTTTTAATCAATATCATATGAATCCAGAGGAATTCCCTTTTCTCAAAAGCTTTCAATATGACTGGGAAGTGATTAGAGATGAATTTAAAAACTTTATTCAGCAGGCATCTGATGAGGAGTTAAAATTCACTTATGATATTTTGGGCCCTAAAAATAAAACAATTAAAACCAAGGGTAATTCAAAATACACTGCGTTTGGAATTTTATTTCAAGGCCTGTTTATTGAAGAATATATTCAACTGCATCAAATACAATATCCTGATTATGGCACAGATGAGGCATCAAAAAAAGCATTTACGTTAAGATATAAATATTTCTCAAATTTGGCTAAGGTGATAGAAAAAGTTAACTTTAGCAATGATAATATTATCAGAAATGTCTATTTTGGTATCTTCCATCCAGGCTTGGATGTGAAGCTGCATGTCAACTATAACCTTCATATGAATCGTGGCTATTTAGGATTAATTGTGCCAGAGGGAGATATAGCTATGAAAATATGCCATGACCAGCTTTATTGGCATGAAGGAAAATTCATGATTTTAGATCATAGCTATCCACACTGTCCGCATAATTATACCAATTATGATAGAACTGTCTTGGTTGTGGACTTTTTTAAACCGGATAAGCCTAGAGAGGAAGTAATCGAATTTGAAAAAGAGCAAGTCACACAACGTATGCAACATAATCCATACAGCTTAGGTGTTTTTGGTAAAAACG